GTATCATATGTTATAGGCATCAATAGATGAACCTCCAACAGCATGCTGCCAATCCGGCTGTGCCAACTGTGTCTTCATTGTGTGGGCGGAGACCCTGAGTAAGAAGATGAATAACGCAGGCCCGGAGATAGCAGAAAAGATCATGAAGTCGGTTCAAGACCCGTGTCTGAGAGCCTACTTGGAAATGGAGCTAAGGCTGCGAGGAGTTAAGAAATAGCTTCATTTAGTTAGTAGAACTTATACAGTCAGCataaattgtgccattttcaaccaaaagggtctAAAGGGTCGAGGGGGGAGGggttattgtcggttgtcaataaggcgccatttccatatagattcattcaattcaaaatcaaccttatcgacaagcgacaatgtggtaccttttggttgaaaacgtcacaattagaTAGTGacagtcaaagtggccaaatatattgtAACACACCTatgttaccatagaaataaggatgtgttccgatatatttggccactttacCGTcattatctatttgatgctaCCTGTACAGTACGCACATAATATTTAGCTAGTCATATTTTAGTCTAAACCCAAACTCAAAACCAAGTCATTAAAATCAGACCCATTGgttgtacttatattatttttttaatttagtttagttccATTACTTCCATTAgtttgtaaattttaaaacCATAGAAACAAAAGATTACTTGTAAAACGTTGttagtattaaattaatattggactgtatttttaataaatggaTGCAAAAAGCAAAAGAAAGAAACAAATGGAAATGGAGGAGGTATATGTCAAAGGACGAGTTGAAGTTAAAGTTGTGAAaccaaattaatatattatgctATGTACAATCGAAGgcgaaaatatcgatacagataaatggctcaaaaatatgtaaacacgactttattgtctaaggtgtaagagcgtacacatatttttgaaactttgggaatgtatatatatttatgcccttgactgtactgcAAACTTCAATACTAAAGGctatttacattatattttcatTAGGTACCTTTTTAATGTAATACCAGtagcaaatttttaaattaatattaatacctaTAAGGTATCTAgtctaagaaataaaattaatgttaccAATTAGTTGTTAAGTCAAATAAAATCCTCTTGTATAGTTCACACATACCAAATACATTGTTTGTTTTGCAAAATGAATTGTGTAGGGGCTTCAAATACGAACTAAAACCCCTAGATTGGCAAACAAAGGTCTAACTGTCAATAACAGCAAGGTGACAGTTTACAAACGTAGAAAATGCGTACAcactacctacataatatattcggaggtcgaggaagtggggggggggggggggggggggggtgcgccgcgcccgtacgtacaaaatgacaccactctgtcatgacgcccaacattcctcagccgtgcacggaattcgcgcgcggacagtagttgATGCATACGCTTCGATGTATACCTATAGGTTCATTTCTGGTAAATTTACCATTCTCTGGTATAGGCATTATAAGGAATTAATATTCAGTCTGTAAATACCAATTGTCTACGCCTATAGAACTGGAGGTCGTAAAATCTCAGCCAGTAGGCGgagtaaatatttacatttgtttGAAAGTACGTCTTAGTTTTATAACTACATAAATACAAAGCCAGAATTTTAGCGCCTGTAAGAAACTTCATAGCAAAGTACACATTAGCACAAAAGTTTCCACATTAAACATCTCTAGGCGCCTTTTATCATTGTCTACTTCGCTTCACATCTTGTATTAAGTATTAATGTAGTAATTAGAGGAACAGTGAAACTTCGCTGATGGAACTATCTACCTActtgtatatattatttatatgatatgatttatttatctcacaatatacaattgcacttaaaattacacatggtaaattcttaggaatttatattgtgattgtcagttttttacattatgaataattgaatatgaaaaacaacagtgacaatcaaaattattaaattacaatcgtATGTCAGCAGTTTCGTTAAATTCAAACAGTAGATTAAaaacattcaataaattaaaatcaattatttataaaataaattcggCAGGAATGGGTCGTtattaaactataaaataaataaacaaaattgagcACTTCAAAGTGTGTCGGTGTcatcataaatattttatatgaaaatatgacgtttatatacttttcaacacacttgctcgtaacgtggaagttattgaaccgcttttaggctcataatctTAGATATAAACATTcatgctttttcattatattatagcacttgttaggtaatgaatgataatccgactgacataagaaggtaactgattccGGCCCGCCAGCGGCAGGGTCGAGGGGCGGCAGGCAGTATGGCAGATATTagacttttactaactgttgtatcagttaaaatttgatttttataagtttcttttttttcctcgcaagtctgttgaaaaacgtcgcatgaaacgcgtgtgcattgatcattacacacatcggctttcttatttcGTATTGAACAATGTACCGCCTCGTGTGTgctgaccaacttagcacacatgtatcacaatgtactattactagtacattacgcaactatgtcgaaaatttaaagggccatatgtactgtaaaacgttgtaagaTACATGTGCGACCGTGCGAAACGTGTCGATTAAAaatactcccttcggtcgtgtgttaattggggcattttctatgaaaagggaccttattgtcgatggcgcttacgccgcacagcgccgctcggcactgtatttatatcggagcatcgtttataatagcgtaagcgccatcgacaataaggtcccttttttatagaaaataccacaatttatcgccactcgtttaaAATTTCCTAtgttccgcacttgtatcgtaatgtccTAATAGGAGTACAAAACGGTTCTTTAAAGGTGTAACATGGTACCCAGTATGGATCTCTTATTACAGTAAGCAGCAAAAGTAAATAAGCGGATGTGGTGTGTGACCAAAATGACCTTAACgtctttaactataaaactcccgtgagacacaaacatattaaattattttaaaacgggtcactcacgtattattaagtcgaatagctcgacatttacgaggatcctcttcacggagcaacgacacgtcttcacttcactggtcgagggcgcgccgtgtactgcgggccaaagcccgactcgcacgGCCGCTCACGACAGGCGGCGTCGGCGGTGCCGGCGACGTCACCGTTGCGACTCGCATCCTCGCAAGTTGCGAGGATGGCTCTACCCTCCGTATTGCGTTTATTAAATGtcggatcgaaacatgtcgagctattcgacttaataatacgtgagtgacccgttttaaaataatttaaaaaccttAACATCTCTTTATTGTTAAGAAAATAACAGCATTACAGTTCACGTCTATACATTAAATAGCCAAGTTTTGGCCACTCATCGTAAAATGTTAGCAACTCACATTAAAGGTCCATTTTATGAACTTTCATAATATCGTTTATCACACGAtgctaaaaataaaagttgttacAAAGAATACAAAGTAAATAGACTATAGATGTCGCTTATTTTACTCCTATGAAGAAGGATCGTGTCAAATGTTCTGACGGCCCTCtctttataaactgaaaaagataacatacactaaagaaaaagtgaccaagtccaccggtggccgaggcgggaattgaacccgcgtcttcagcttacgcggctaacgtcctgagtggccaggacgttagccgcgtaagctgaagacgcgggttcgattgtatattaagctacataaactaattacacacatagatataccttatcctattgtaagtgcaATGTTTccgagcaatctagctagtcattttaaaatgagagcgtaactacgtttgtatggagaaccgagcttgccggagacctttaagaatatacctattattgtgTAGAAAACGAACTATTTCATTGTAATGATGTACTTTTtgcatgaatttttaaaattaatacctTTCAAATAACACCGTCATGTTTTGTTGCAAAATAGGGCTTTCGAGATCTAAATGGTGTTCAAAATCACTTTCAGTGTTTCTAGCAGAATGAGAATTGCATCGAAGATCTGTAAAATGAATttcaaaatacctaatgttAAAAGGGGATTTTTGTGTTTACTAgcctattttttttacgttaaaatCAAATGAACCTAATTTGCTTTTTGATGTTTTGTAaaggtaaattaattaataacaacTAATGGAGAATTTATGAAAAGCGAATATCTTCAAATTTATGAAACATGGCATTTCCTTTCTCAAAATGCGTATGtgatgtgtatgtatgtgtgatGTACgagaaaaaaaatcgaaaaagggCGAAAATTGTAAGTGCTCACAGGCTTCGGTCCAGTCACATTCCATTTTATGTTTGCTCATCTGATGAGGAAAGCATAATCGCTCAACTGCGATATTTGCGACAGCACTTCCTAATGGAATGTGTTCGGACTCGAGACAAGAGGGCGCAACTATTTGAAGCTAGGGGTTATGCAGTAACTGATATTAGGGTTTTTCTCTCGATATTGGCGGAACCCCTGTCTAAAACTGCGAAATtcgtgtacagtttttttttgatatctcATCATTTTTTTGATATATCATTTCCATTTTTAGACAGGGGTTCCGCCAATATCGAGAGAAAAACCCTTATATGAGTTTCAATTTGAAACTGTAGTAGATAGGCCCAACGGAGCCGACATGTCTCATTGATAAAGGCTTCTTTTAAAcatgtagataaaaaaaaaggattttgtaaatatatttacttaccaTGTGGGATTTTATACACACCGGTTGAAGTATTCGGAATAAGATCGCACTCGACGCCCTTATAAAACATTCTGTACTCatctaaaaaatacaatgaaaaaatagTTACATAAAGCGGTGTACTCGTACCATATTACGATTGACTGTGCCACGCCAATATGTATAAGTCAGTGTATTGACTACAGTTGCGGATAAAACAACGCTCCaaaaaagtatctgccaccctggaattAATTTTCcaaatacctaaagatattATATTTCTTCAGTTCGCGTTCCAACCGTCACAGTCTAATTGAGTAGttgacttttttttatgatatcagtcgatcagatttgttttgaggatcaaatgtctgtacctatgggacccattgtcttaaagcaatacaaaagtcacaaatgatggtcaaagtctggcacccgcactttactgacgaaatgctctaacaaaatggcaacacatcgcgtgatgtcactgtgtcactttgcttagaagccgctttgcttcgaagccgtttcgatgtatggaaaacaaggaaattgcgattttgtcggtgaaatgttgcgtttatggaTATTGTtgcaatacaatatttttttaaataaaatacgagtataaggaatcgaatggtaccgttattttttcctatttgaaagttaaaattttttttattcgaaactgaggtcttgtatttttttattattcccatatattttatgtttccaattaattgtgataaattgctcattttctatctatttaactagatttagttataaaattgaaCATGTGTCAGCTACCCTATTCATACAGGGACTTatatctttttgttaagctattagagaattattcacctcagcagctcgaacaagcctactttcatcactccctggagtgaggaaagtgcgactttcctcactccagggagtgaaaccatagaataactaatagtacctccgtacagaaaattcactccttcacaaaagtcagatttaataaaattacaagcttttatttacttgcaactttttattaacttgcaatgtacctattgtaagtatgtatgtatgtaaaatgtttgtaagggtcaaatcttgcaagttaaatttgacccacttcccggtttccgatgaagctgaaaatttgtatacatatgtaagtcgtgtgacaatgcaatattatggtaccatcgagctgatctgatgatggagacaggaggtggccatagaaactctgtgataaaacaacgcaacctaattgtgtttggggtttttaaaattgtctcgatgagtattagttgcctgtggaaaaaaagtacagtcagcgataaaagcttgccACAAACTTATTAtgcctatactcgccgcctgccatacaaattgaaacttataaccgcgcaagaaccgtgaatcttctttgcgcgccgcagttttatgaccgagctgcgagtgtcggcacggggttgtcacttgacaagtttttgtacctatacctatacctactgatttattattttaaggatgaatatgtaggaattacaaacgttgattctgtaaacataacttttagtgttccgtgcaaaactttgttttgacaaacggaacacttggGATCACTTCGGcgcggtcttgcaaatcagttaaatgcgtttttctcagagaccgtttgaagtagatacctaaaatttgaaatagttatagcaattacgaccactaatattgtaaaaaagtcAAAGTCGCTTATTTTATCCGGAGATAaaatgtctgattctcacggaagtaggtatgccacagaagtacttattcctttgaaaatatgtctgTCAAGACATATAGtccagaattaaaaaaaacatttatttctgctaccttgttcttccgtttatacAGACATctgtaaacagaacaatatctttTATACGGGTTAGAtcgagatttaggtttcgaaggcattatgtcgtattttcaattttgcgggagtcgagcggcagcccactgccacaCGCCtgccgggaggcgcgccggccaaatgtacctgaACTGCGAAGTGACAAACCCTGGTGAAACAacgtagctttttaatttagtgaaggccatgaactgccacttcatacttctattacaattttttttctctgtattattctgtgtaattcgaaatacattttaacctttagtatgttctcactactgaggtgaaaaattatatgtggcacacgagagcagttattttacatctcgtgtttttgagtcccgagaaagcgaaagattctataattgaatcacgagcgaagcgagagaAGATgaaaacactcgcaagaaaaaccaactttcctctcttgttgcacaaataactttaacgcgtagtctgatccgttacTTGTGATGTAACTGTACTTACGTAACATATTGTTTATATGGTATACATGCAAGAGTGGTTAGACAAGTCCCTGACTTAATACTCATAGAAGCCAAATAAACACATATTTTGGAgataatgttttaataaatattcatcATTAAGTCGAagcttaatattattattataagagtattattaatataatatttgaaatGGCTGGAACGAAAAATATTGTGGAAAGTAAAAGTGCGGAAAATTTATTTAAGAGACTGAAGACCTACttgattatatttataaattggcTCAAATCAGTTACGGAACAAATTTCAATACCCACGCATAGAGATGGGTAAGGGTGAGCAAATAatgagtatttactcggtatttactcaaaGCACCCGATAAATACCCGTATTTACTCATTTCGGTGGGTAATAACGattgctaataaaatatttaaaaaaagtgagaTTTAAGAactaaattgtttttattgtagATTGTTAACGTGTAACTATTAGCAATATTTAGATAAAAaagcatataaataaaataaaaaaataaaaaagcattttatttcgagtccaagttaattacattaaataagtcagtttcgttacagtaaagcatttataaatataattttatgtatttttagtatgtcaatttaaataagtcaatttttcacatatattattaagtaatttgatattataatcttataacaaaaatttagtttgcgGACAAGAACCCCTCATCGGGTGAAGGCTATTcgcaatatttatataaaaaaagcatATAGgacgcttaatttaaaaaaagaaacggTTTCTgaatatctgggggcacggccgtgcccccgccaagacgagacaaagggcaaaaggcagtgcatatcttttctcggcacgtttcgccgtattttcgaaccctcgtagtttcggcttgaacaatgctagagagctgaaattttttgtataacGTGTACTCAGTacacttatcaaaaacaccaagttttattaagctacctattatacttaaaattttatagtaccttaattttcactgtccgaaacacatgaaattcgcgtcatagaaaatacagactacttcctgaagtcttacaatgctgaaatttggcatgtagagaTGGTTCGGTATGCAATCACATATGGTGACcaaaaatctgtaactttcgccctgcaaccccttaaaatgggggtacctaaaaatacccaTAAACCTggaaacattggttcctgaagtcctagaatcgtgaaattttgtgtggtagcagtgatcggaatgctaataaaaaaacaacgataaaaaaaggcaaaaagttttcaaagtacagatttgaaccaggttcacaAAAACCAGCCAggtagcgccctctatattggcactgtttcttgcacgaattaataaactagtgaatATGAAGAAATGACAGCTTTTTAGCGGCATACATTAATAGCAACTTTCCATTCCAATAGGGTTTTACCGGTTGAAATTTTTAgaatgaatatcaactgtaggtaacatataccacggtctaaaatataatgtcaaagttatgaaacataatctgttctttaattatttcaaaatagcttgcctaacactaatctaatacagctactcaacgctagatggcgccgtaataaactttaaaaaatatattaaaatcgcttacttatcacacgcgagtgaAGGGCTAaacaaaccagtataagtaagctctccgattacgcttaTTTTGTTACGGAGCTTACGCTCAGGTTACACTGGTGGGTCCGAGATATCTACACGCCTACGAGTAGCCAGCTGTTGAGTACTCTGTCTGACACACCAGTGACGGCAGTGACGTCCGAAAATAAAAGGTCATATGTGAATGTAAGCTTCCTATCATGATATGACTATTTACCGTTCGCAGTAGCATTTGAGAAGCGTAAGTTATTtcattatttgacatttaggatatcgaatattttagacaaatataaagaataacgacctggtggcctagcggtaagagcttgCGACTttaaatccggaggtcgcgagttcaaaccccggctcgtaccaatgagtttttcgaaacttatgtacgaaattatatttatcagtcgcGTTTCCGTGAAGGAAACCTCGtgaggaaacgggactaatcctaataatggcaatcgctttcgtaaaaatttgtgcctacgcttattacctattcttggaattagttgccaagcggaccccatcaggctcccattagccgtgtcgtggctaaaaatgccgggataacgcggtgACGCGAGATGGTGAACTTTAAACACAAGGGAGGTTCTTGGAGCTGTAGAACCGCGAACATAGGctaaataagtgtagcctattagaaagaaacatacccaggtagcaaaatgacgtcagcgacgtcataatgacggcattattacgtcataatgacgtcgctgacgtcaaaCC
This genomic interval from Cydia strobilella chromosome 9, ilCydStro3.1, whole genome shotgun sequence contains the following:
- the LOC134743872 gene encoding oxidoreductase-like domain-containing protein 1, whose protein sequence is MIISRVLLLRPFYRNNSRPRIEYCTIKTEAEIEKEKELERIANDASIDEPPTACCQSGCANCVFIVWAETLSKKMNNAGPEIAEKIMKSVQDPCLRAYLEMELRLRGVKK